The Shewanella sp. MTB7 genome includes a window with the following:
- a CDS encoding beta strand repeat-containing protein, which produces MDITEDTNDDGTITDAELDGQINIAVTLGSGTEIGDTVTITDQDNNVLYTGPVTQAMIDNDIALVIDAPANGTNLVITATVTDPAGNTATGSDSAILDYDDSVTVPAAPTVEIVEDTNDDGFINDTELSGQINITVALGANTVVGDTLIVTDQAGNELFNGVVTQAMIDDDLALMMDPPATGTNLVITATVTDTLGNEAAGSDNALLDYGSGTGAPAAPVVDITEDSNGDGYINDAELDGQINITVTLSAGTAVGDTLIVTDQDNNELFSGVVTQAMLDNGLDIAIDAPATGTNLVVTATVTDPAGNSATGTDAATLDYGTGAPAAPMIKIDEDSNDDGFINDAELDGQIDITVTLTAGTAVGDTLVVTDQNGVELFSGTVTQTMIDDGLAIAFDAPATGTNLVVTATVTDAAGNSASASDNATLDYGTGTGAPAAPLVEITEDANDDGYINDAELNGQIDATVTLGAGTAVGDTVTITDQDNIVIFSGPVTQEMIDDGINVTIDPPVTGTNLVITATVTDPAGNTSTGSDSATLDYGTGTGAPATPTVEIVEDINDDGTINDTELDGQIDITVTLGAGTVVGDTLVVTDQNNVELFSGVVTQAMLDNDLAVVMNTPPSGTDIVITATVTDVAGNTATGSDAATLDYVEAPAPIAPGVDITEDINDDGYINSDELDGQVNITITLDASTAVGDTLVVTDQSGVEIFNDVVTQAMLDNDLLLNINPPATGTDITITATITNANGDSAAGNDSATLDYGTGTGAPASPTVDITEDANDDGFINSAELDGQINITVTLGAGTAVGDTLIVTDQDNNVIFSGPVTQEMIDNDLALAIDAPTTGTNLVVTANVTDVAGNTATGADAATLDYGTGSGAPAAPQVEITEDLNDDGFINDAELDGQINATITLMPGTALGDTILIIDQDGNELHNETVTQDMLDNGINVSFDAPATGTNVVVTATVTDPAGNTATASDNALLDYGTGTGAPLSPAVDITEDSNDDGFINDVELSGQVDITVTLQAGTAIGDTLVVTDQAGNELFNGPVTQAMLDSGLSLAIDAPVTGTNLVITATVTDPAGNTATGSDAATLDYGIGSGAPASPTVTIDEDTNDDGFINDAELDGQINITIKLGEGTAVGDTLVVTDQGNNVIFTGPVTQAMLDNDLSLVMDAPATGTNLVITATVTDPAGNTATDNDNATLDYGSSVPLAPTVDITEDANGDGFINDAELDGQINIIVKLGEGTELGDTIVVTDQDNNVIFSGPVTQDMIDSDLQLAIDPPATGTNLVITATVTDPAGNSAAGTDSATLDYGVGTGAPAGPTVEIDEDTNDDGYINSAELDGQINITVTLGAGTAVGDTLIVTDQNSNVLFTGTVTQTMIDSGQAVLMDAPATGTNIVVTATVTDPAGNTATGNDAATLDYGVGTGAPAAPTVDITEDTNLDGTINDAELDGQIDITVTLGAGTAVGDTLVVTDQGNNVIFTGLVTQAMIDSGLSLAIDAPATGTTVVITATVTDPAGNTATGDDSVMLDYGTDAPGAPLVELTEDVNDDGFINEAELDGQINATITLTPGTALGDTILITDQDGNELVNETVTQDMLDNGINVSFDAPATGTNVIVTATVTDPAGNTATASDNATLDYGTGLPRRQWWILLKTPTMMAPSPMQSLMAKSTSLSL; this is translated from the coding sequence GTGGATATTACTGAAGACACCAACGATGATGGCACCATCACCGATGCAGAGCTTGATGGCCAAATCAACATCGCTGTCACTTTAGGTTCAGGCACTGAAATCGGTGACACTGTCACCATTACCGACCAAGACAACAACGTGCTCTACACTGGCCCTGTCACACAAGCCATGATTGATAATGACATTGCACTTGTGATTGATGCGCCAGCTAATGGCACCAACCTCGTTATCACCGCCACCGTCACAGACCCTGCCGGTAACACCGCCACAGGCTCAGACAGTGCAATACTAGATTACGATGACAGTGTCACCGTTCCTGCTGCGCCAACCGTGGAGATTGTGGAAGACACCAACGATGATGGCTTCATCAACGACACGGAGCTGTCCGGTCAAATCAACATCACCGTCGCGCTTGGGGCCAACACCGTCGTCGGCGACACCCTAATCGTCACTGACCAAGCTGGTAACGAACTGTTTAACGGCGTCGTCACTCAAGCCATGATCGATGACGATCTGGCACTCATGATGGATCCGCCAGCCACGGGCACCAATCTGGTTATCACTGCCACCGTCACCGACACCTTGGGCAATGAAGCCGCAGGCTCAGATAACGCCCTGCTCGACTATGGCTCAGGCACTGGCGCACCCGCCGCGCCAGTGGTGGACATCACTGAAGACAGCAACGGCGATGGTTACATCAACGATGCTGAGCTTGATGGACAAATCAACATCACCGTTACCCTCAGCGCCGGCACGGCAGTCGGTGACACCTTAATCGTCACTGACCAAGACAACAACGAACTCTTTAGTGGTGTGGTCACCCAAGCGATGCTTGATAACGGCCTTGATATCGCGATAGATGCACCGGCTACCGGCACTAATTTAGTGGTGACCGCCACGGTCACTGACCCTGCTGGCAACAGCGCGACCGGCACCGATGCAGCGACACTCGATTACGGCACAGGCGCGCCTGCTGCGCCGATGATTAAGATTGATGAAGACAGTAATGACGACGGCTTTATTAATGATGCTGAGCTTGATGGTCAAATCGACATCACGGTCACGTTAACTGCAGGCACCGCCGTGGGCGACACCTTAGTCGTCACTGACCAAAATGGGGTTGAGCTGTTTAGCGGCACTGTCACGCAAACCATGATAGACGATGGTCTTGCGATTGCGTTTGACGCACCGGCAACCGGAACGAATTTAGTGGTGACCGCCACCGTCACTGACGCCGCGGGTAACAGCGCCAGCGCATCTGATAATGCCACGCTTGATTACGGCACAGGCACCGGCGCGCCAGCGGCGCCTCTGGTTGAAATAACCGAAGACGCCAATGACGATGGTTACATCAACGATGCCGAGCTTAACGGCCAAATCGATGCCACCGTCACTTTAGGCGCAGGCACGGCAGTGGGTGACACCGTCACCATCACCGACCAAGATAATATCGTCATCTTCAGTGGCCCTGTCACTCAGGAAATGATAGACGATGGAATCAATGTCACTATTGACCCACCGGTAACTGGCACCAATTTGGTTATTACCGCCACGGTCACCGACCCAGCGGGCAACACCAGTACTGGTAGCGACAGTGCCACATTGGATTACGGCACGGGCACCGGCGCTCCCGCCACCCCGACCGTTGAAATCGTGGAAGACATTAACGATGACGGCACCATCAATGACACTGAGCTTGATGGTCAAATTGACATCACCGTCACGCTTGGCGCAGGCACAGTAGTCGGCGACACCTTGGTCGTCACCGACCAAAACAATGTCGAGCTGTTCAGCGGCGTGGTCACCCAAGCCATGCTCGACAATGACCTTGCGGTGGTGATGAATACCCCACCAAGTGGTACCGATATCGTTATCACCGCCACGGTCACCGATGTCGCGGGCAACACCGCCACCGGCAGTGATGCAGCAACCCTCGATTACGTCGAGGCGCCAGCCCCTATCGCACCGGGTGTGGACATTACTGAAGACATTAATGACGACGGCTACATCAACAGTGATGAGCTCGATGGTCAAGTCAACATCACCATCACGCTTGATGCCAGTACAGCGGTTGGCGACACCTTAGTCGTCACAGACCAAAGTGGGGTTGAGATATTTAATGATGTCGTCACTCAGGCGATGCTCGATAACGATCTTCTGCTCAATATAAATCCACCGGCCACGGGCACGGACATCACCATTACAGCTACCATCACTAACGCCAATGGTGACAGTGCAGCAGGCAATGACAGCGCAACCTTGGATTACGGCACAGGCACGGGCGCACCCGCTAGCCCAACGGTAGACATCACTGAAGATGCCAACGATGATGGCTTCATCAACAGTGCAGAGCTTGATGGCCAAATCAACATCACCGTCACACTCGGCGCAGGTACTGCCGTAGGCGATACCTTAATCGTCACCGACCAAGACAATAACGTCATCTTCAGTGGCCCCGTCACCCAAGAGATGATTGACAATGACCTCGCTCTGGCCATCGATGCACCGACCACGGGGACCAACTTAGTGGTCACCGCCAACGTCACTGACGTCGCCGGTAACACCGCCACGGGCGCAGATGCTGCGACACTCGATTACGGCACGGGCTCGGGCGCACCTGCTGCGCCTCAGGTTGAAATAACCGAAGACCTCAACGATGACGGCTTCATTAATGACGCTGAGCTTGATGGCCAAATCAATGCCACCATCACCTTAATGCCAGGCACTGCACTCGGTGATACCATCCTCATCATCGACCAAGACGGAAATGAACTGCATAACGAAACCGTCACCCAAGACATGCTCGATAACGGCATTAATGTCAGCTTTGATGCCCCCGCTACCGGCACTAATGTCGTGGTTACCGCCACCGTCACCGACCCGGCGGGCAACACCGCCACTGCCTCTGACAATGCACTGCTCGACTACGGCACGGGCACCGGTGCACCGCTCTCTCCTGCCGTGGACATCACTGAAGACAGTAACGATGATGGCTTCATCAATGATGTTGAGCTCTCTGGGCAAGTCGATATTACTGTCACCTTACAAGCAGGCACCGCCATCGGCGATACCTTAGTCGTCACCGACCAAGCAGGCAACGAGCTGTTTAATGGCCCAGTGACTCAAGCCATGCTCGACAGCGGCTTAAGCTTGGCCATCGATGCCCCCGTCACTGGCACTAATTTGGTGATCACCGCCACCGTCACCGACCCGGCGGGCAACACCGCCACCGGCTCTGATGCTGCAACACTCGATTATGGCATTGGCAGCGGCGCCCCCGCGTCACCCACTGTCACCATCGATGAAGACACCAATGATGATGGTTTCATTAATGACGCCGAACTAGACGGCCAAATCAACATCACGATTAAACTCGGTGAAGGCACCGCTGTCGGTGACACCTTAGTCGTCACCGACCAAGGCAATAATGTTATTTTCACTGGCCCTGTCACCCAAGCCATGCTTGATAATGACCTAAGCTTGGTCATGGACGCGCCAGCAACCGGCACCAACCTCGTCATTACCGCCACCGTCACCGACCCAGCTGGCAACACTGCCACCGACAACGACAATGCAACCTTGGATTACGGCAGCAGTGTGCCATTAGCACCGACCGTTGACATCACGGAAGATGCCAACGGCGATGGCTTCATCAACGATGCGGAGCTTGACGGTCAAATCAATATCATCGTTAAACTCGGCGAAGGCACTGAGCTCGGCGACACCATCGTCGTCACCGACCAAGACAATAATGTTATCTTCAGCGGCCCCGTGACCCAAGATATGATCGACAGCGACCTTCAACTGGCCATCGATCCGCCAGCCACAGGCACCAACCTCGTCATCACTGCCACCGTCACCGATCCCGCTGGCAACAGCGCCGCAGGCACCGACAGTGCCACGCTGGATTACGGCGTCGGCACCGGCGCACCTGCCGGCCCAACCGTTGAAATCGATGAAGACACTAATGATGATGGTTACATCAACAGCGCTGAGCTCGATGGCCAAATCAACATCACCGTCACCCTCGGCGCTGGCACTGCTGTCGGCGACACCTTAATCGTCACCGACCAAAACAGTAACGTGCTCTTCACTGGCACCGTCACCCAGACCATGATAGACAGCGGTCAAGCTGTGCTCATGGATGCACCAGCCACCGGCACAAACATTGTCGTGACTGCCACCGTCACTGACCCTGCTGGCAACACCGCCACGGGCAATGATGCTGCAACCCTTGATTACGGTGTGGGCACGGGCGCTCCAGCAGCACCGACTGTCGACATTACCGAAGACACTAACCTAGATGGCACCATCAACGATGCCGAGCTCGACGGTCAGATTGACATCACTGTCACGCTCGGTGCGGGCACGGCCGTCGGCGACACCTTAGTCGTCACCGACCAAGGCAATAATGTGATTTTCACTGGCCTTGTCACCCAAGCGATGATCGACAGTGGCTTAAGCTTAGCTATCGATGCGCCCGCAACGGGCACCACTGTGGTTATCACTGCCACCGTCACCGACCCAGCAGGCAACACCGCCACAGGCGATGACAGTGTCATGCTCGATTACGGCACTGATGCCCCCGGTGCCCCACTGGTTGAGCTCACTGAAGATGTTAACGATGACGGCTTTATTAATGAGGCGGAGCTTGATGGCCAAATCAATGCCACCATCACCTTAACCCCCGGCACTGCACTCGGCGATACCATCCTCATCACCGACCAAGACGGTAACGAGCTCGTTAACGAAACCGTCACCCAAGACATGCTCGATAACGGCATCAACGTCAGTTTTGATGCCCCTGCAACGGGCACCAATGTCATCGTCACCGCCACGGTCACCGACCCTGCTGGCAACACCGCCACCGCTTCTGATAATGCCACCTTGGATTACGGCACGGGGCTCCCACGGCGCCAGTGGTGGATATTACTGAAGACACCAACGATGATGGCACCATCACCGATGCAGAGCTTGATGGCCAAATCAACATCGCTGTCACTTTAG